AGGACCATTCCGGCAACAGGACCCGTGAGCGTCACCGCCCAGTGCCCGGCCGGGACGGAGGCCGTCTCCGTGGGCGGCCTGGCCGACACGCTGGACAGCATCACTCCCGGGCCTGGCCACGACAGTGGCGTGGCGACCTCACACGCCTCCAACGGCAACCTGGGTTCCGCGATAGTCGCCCAGGCCACCTGCGCGCCGACCGCGCAGTTCGCCGGCACGACGGCCTTCACCCATGAGCAGAGCGTCCACTCCACAACGGGAGAGTGGACGGCGACGGTGACCTGTCCTGCCGGAATGCGCGCGTTCGGAGGAGGCGGGTACTTCAGGGCGGGCAACGGCACCATCAGTACGAGCGAGTTCTTCATGAGCGCCAACACCCTTACCGCCAACGGGAGGAGCTGGCTGGTCAGCGCGCTGGACAAGACTTTCACCGACACACTGGTCGTCACCACCCGGTGCGCACCCCAGTCGAGCTCCACCCGCCTGGTGGAGGAGATCTATCCCATCGTCCCGGTAGCCGGGGCGACCGGCGGAAAGACCAGTGGCTACGCCCACTGCCCGGCGGGCTTCCTGCCGATCTCCGGGGGAGCACAGGTCACGACGGACAATCCCCCCTCGGCGGCCCAGCCGCAACTCACCACCTCGGTGCTGGTGGACAACGGCCAGATCGGGTGGTTCGCGAGCGGCGGTTACAACGCGGGCGAACACGCGCAGCTACACGTCATCGCACTGTGCGGCTCCTGACCGGCCCCCTGCCGAGCCCGGGTTTCGCCTGGTAGGACACGTAGGCCCCCGTGAATCGGGGGCCTACGCGCGGCTGCACGCCGAACCGCTCGTACTCGGGGTGAACATCATGTTCGAGGGTGACACCGTCCACTCCCGATCCGGGCACTGATGACCATGTGGGGGCAGACTGGCCGGTATGGATTCTGCGAACGGCGTGACCGCGGATGAGCTGGCCCGGCGCCTGTCGGCGCGGCCGAGGGTACGCCTCGCGCGGCTGCCGACGCCGTTGCACCCGGCTCGCCGGTTCTCCGCCGAGGTCGGCGCCGAGGTCTGGCTCAAGCGCGACGACCTGACCGGGGTCGCGCTCGGCGGCAACAAGATCCGGAAGCTGGAGTTCCTGCTCGGCGAGGCGCGTGAGGCCGGAGCGGACTGCCTGATCACGATGGGCGCGGCACAGTCCAACCACGCGCGTACGGTGGCCGCGGGCGCGGCGATGAGCGGCCTGCCGTGTCACCTGGTCCTCGGCGGCGACCGCCCGGACCGGCCGACCGGCAACGTCCTGCTGAGCACGCTGCTGGGCGCCGAGCTGCATTTCACCGGCCTGACCGGCTGGGACGACCTGGCGCGGGTCGCGGAGGATCTGCGTGCGACGCTTGCCGCCGACGGCCACCGGCCGTACGTCATCCCGGTCGGCGGTTCGACGCCGTACGGCGCGCTCGGCTTCGCCGCCGCGTACCTGGAGCTGCTCGAACAGGCCGCCGCCGAGGGGATCGAGCCCGGTGTGATCGTGCACGCGACGGCGTCGGGCGGCACGCAGTCCGGACTGCACGCGGCACACCGGCTGCTGTTCCCCGGCGGGGACGGCGGCCCGGCCGTGTGCGGCGTCGTGGCGTCCGGCACGGCCGGCGAGCTGATGCCGGAGGTGGCGGCCCTCGCCGGGGGAGTCGCGGACCTGCTCGGCGGCCCGCACGACATCGGCTCGCCGTACGGCATCGACGGTTTCCTCGGCGAGGGCTACGGCGTCTCGACACCCGGCGGCGAGGCGGCCCTGCGGTTGCTGCTGCGCACCGAGGGCGTACTGACCGACCCGGTGTACACGGCGAAGGCGCTGCACGCGGTCGTCGAACGCGGCGCCGAACTCGCCGGCGGCAGGCCGCTGGTCTTCTGGCACACCGGCGGCACCCCGGCCGTCTTCTCCGACGAGCATTCCCTGGTCAGCTGGTAGAACGCCGCGGCGGCGTGGGATGCTGCCGGGGTGATGACCGCGGATCTCGCCGCGCTGCGCCGGGCGCGCGACACGATGGACCGTGACTACGCACGGCCGCTCGACGTGCCCGCGCTGGCGCGTGCCGCCCACATGTCGGCGGGCCACTTCTCCCGCAGCTTCCGCGCCGCCTTCGGCGAGACGCCCTACAGCTACCTGATGACCCGCCGCATCGAGCGGGCCAAGGCGCTGCTGCGCCGCGGCGACCTGACCGTGACGGAGGTCTGCTTCGAGGTGGGCTGCTCGTCGCTGGGGTCGTTCAGCTCGCGGTTCACCGAACTGGTCGGGGAGAGCCCGAGCGCGTACCGCGCCCGGCGCCACGACCAGAGCGCGGCCATCCCGGCGTGCTTCGCCAAGATCTTCACCCGACCGGTCAGAAACGGAGAAGCCGGACACGCCGCCGGCCCCGTAGCCTGACCTGCATGGACCTCAAACTCTCACACTGCGTCGTCCCCGTCGACGATCACGACAAGGCGCTGCACTTCTACCGCGACGTGCTCGGCCTCGAAGTACGCAACGACGTCTCCTTCGAGGGAATGCGTTGGGTCACCGTCGGCCCGGCCGCCCAGCCCGAGGTGGAGATCGTCCTCGAACCACCGGGCGCGAACCCGAACGCCTCACCGGCCGACCGGCAGGTGATCACCGAACTGATGGCCAAGGGCCTGATGGGCCGCCTCGTCTTCGCGACCGACGACTGCGACGCCACCTTCGAGAAGATCCAGGCCTCAGGCGCGGAGGTGGTCCAGGAGCCGATCGACCAGCCGTACGGCGTCCGTGACTGTGGCTTCCGCGACCCGGCCGGAAACCTGCTGCGCTTCACCCAGCCCCGGTAGGCCTTTCGCCGCAGGCCGTGCAGGCGCCGGGTATGGGTGATAATCGCTGAGGTGCGGTTCGGTGTTCTGGGCACGGTAGAGGTGTGGTCCGCCGATGGCGGGCCGCTTTCCGTCGGCGGACCACAGGTGCGCTCACTGCTGGCGATGCTGCTGCTCGAAGCCGGACGCGGGGTGGGCGTACGGCGGCTCGTCGAGGGCCTGTACGGCGGGCACACTCCACGCGATTCCGGGCATGCCCTGCAGTCGCAGGTCTCCCGGCTGCGTCGCGGGCTCCGGGCGGCGGGCGGCGCTGAGGACCTCGTAAGGTTCGGTCCTTCCGGGTACCGGCTGGTGGTCGATCCCGACGACGTCGACGTTCACCGGTTCGAGCGGCTCGCGGGGGAGGGGCGGCGTGCGCTCGCCGCCGGAGACCACCTCCACGCCGCCCGCCTGCTGAACGAGGCGCTCGCCTTGTGGCGGGGGCCCGCGCTCGCCGACGTCACGAACGCGCCCTTCGCCGAGGCGCAGGCCGCCCGGCTGGAGGAGCTGCGGCTGGCCACGATCGAGGATCGCGCCGAGGTGCGCCTGGTGCGGGGCGACCACCGCGACCTGGTGGCCGAGTTGCGCGAGGTCGTGGCGGCGCATCCCCTGCGGGAACGGCTGCGCGGGCAGCTCATGCGGGCCCTGTACGGGAGCGGCCGGCAGGCCGAGGCGATCGAGGTGTTCGAGGACGCGCGGCGGACGCTGGCCGACGAGCTCGGCCTGGATCCCTCCCCGGAGCTCGGGAGCGTGCACCGGGCGGTGCTGCAGGCCGAGCGCTCGCTCGCAGAGGTGCCACGCGCCGGGATTCCCGCTCAGTTCACCAGTTTCGTCGGGCGCGAGGGTGAGCTCAAGCGGGTCGGTGATCTGCTCCGCGAGGCGCGGCTGATCACGCTCACCGGGCCGGGCGGGGTCGGAAAGACCCGGCTCGCGATCGAGGTGGCGGGGCGCGAGGCGGACGAGATCTGCTTCGTCGACCTCGCGCCGATAGCCGACGGGGCCGCCGCCCCGCAAGCGTTGATCAACGCGCTGGGTTTCCGTGAGGGAGGGCTGGTGCCGGCGCTGTCCGGCCCGCTCGACCCCACCGACCGGCTGGTCACGGGGCTGGCCGGCCGGCGGATCCTGCTCATCCTGGACAACTGCGAGCACGTCGCGCGCGATGTCGCCCGGCTGGCCCGTCGGCTGCTGACGGCCTGCCGTGGCCTGCGCATCCTCATCACCAGCCGCGAGAGGCTGGACATCACCGGTGAGACGCTGTACCCGGTCCGTCCGCTGGCGTTTCCCCCGCCGGAAACGGCCGATCTCGACATGCCCGGTCACCCGGCGGTGCGGCTGTTCGCCGACCGGGCCGCGGCCGTACGGCCGGAGTTCACGGTCGACGGCGCCACCATGGGCGCGGTGCTGCGGATTTGCCGGGCGCTCGACGGGCTGCCCCTGGCGATCGAGCTCGCGGCCGCGAGGCTGCGATCGCTGACGATCGAGGAGATCGCGGCTCGGTTGGACGACCGGTTCGGGCTGCTGTCTCGCGGCGACCGGTCGGCGGCGCCCCGCCATCAGACCCTTCACTCCGTCGTCGCCTGGAGCTGGGACCTGCTCAGCAGGTCCGAGCAGGCGCTGGCCGCGCGACTGACGGTCTTCAGCGACGGCGCCACCCTTCCGGCCGTCGCCGAGATCTGCGTGCCGCCTGATGATGAGGTCGTCGACCTGCTCGCCGACCTCATCGACAAATCCCTGGTCGAGATCGACGGGGGGCGGTACCGCATGCTGGAGACCGTACGGGAGTTCTGTGCCGGACGGCTGGCCGGGACCGGCGAGGGGAAACGGCTGAGGGCGGCTCACGCGGCGTACTTCCTGGGCCTGGCCCAGACCGCCGACGCTCACCTGCGCGGCCCTGACCAGTTGGAGTGGCTGGCCGTGCTGGACGCCGAGCGGGGCAACCTCCATGCCGCACTGCGCTGGGCCGTGCGCGCCGACCCGGCGCTCGCACTCAGGCTGCTCGCCGCCCTGTCGTGGCACGGTCAGCTGCGGGGGCTGAGCGGCGAGCGGGCATCGCTGGCCGCGGAGCTGCTCGAGGTGATCGGTGCCGAGCCGCCCGCCGGGCTCGACGAGGAGTACACGTTGTGCGTCGCGCACGCCGCGTCGTCCGACAACGGCCTCGACCGGCGGCTGCGAGTCCGGCTGGAGAGCCTCAGGCCGTCCGTCGCCGGAGGCCGCCTGCGGCACCCGTCCCTATCCGTGCTCCGGCTCATGGTGATCGGGCCCGGCGGCACCGGCCTTGCCGAGACGGCCCCGGCCGATCCCTGGGCGCGGGCCTTCTCCGGTTTGGAGCGCGGTGTCAAGGGGCTGCTCGACGCGGATCCCGGCGAGGCCGCACAGGCGTTCGAGGCGTCGCTCGACGGGTTCCGCGCGGTCGGCGACCGCTGGGGCGCCGCCGCCGCACTGGACCAGCTGGCCATGCTCGCGGACTGGCGGGTGGACGTCGCGAGGTTCGCGACGCTGATGGCAGAGGCCATCGACCTGGCCGGACGGCTGGGCGCGGTGGAGGACATGACGAGGTTCCTCGTACGGAACGCGGACGGGCTGATCACCGCCGGCCGGCTCGCCGCCGCGCGCGCGGACCACGAGCGCGTCGCCGAGTTCGCCCGCAGGACCGGCATGCTCGAGACACGGGCCGGCGCGCAGCGAGGGC
Above is a genomic segment from Actinoallomurus bryophytorum containing:
- a CDS encoding VOC family protein; the encoded protein is MDLKLSHCVVPVDDHDKALHFYRDVLGLEVRNDVSFEGMRWVTVGPAAQPEVEIVLEPPGANPNASPADRQVITELMAKGLMGRLVFATDDCDATFEKIQASGAEVVQEPIDQPYGVRDCGFRDPAGNLLRFTQPR
- a CDS encoding 1-aminocyclopropane-1-carboxylate deaminase/D-cysteine desulfhydrase, which translates into the protein MDSANGVTADELARRLSARPRVRLARLPTPLHPARRFSAEVGAEVWLKRDDLTGVALGGNKIRKLEFLLGEAREAGADCLITMGAAQSNHARTVAAGAAMSGLPCHLVLGGDRPDRPTGNVLLSTLLGAELHFTGLTGWDDLARVAEDLRATLAADGHRPYVIPVGGSTPYGALGFAAAYLELLEQAAAEGIEPGVIVHATASGGTQSGLHAAHRLLFPGGDGGPAVCGVVASGTAGELMPEVAALAGGVADLLGGPHDIGSPYGIDGFLGEGYGVSTPGGEAALRLLLRTEGVLTDPVYTAKALHAVVERGAELAGGRPLVFWHTGGTPAVFSDEHSLVSW
- a CDS encoding helix-turn-helix transcriptional regulator, which codes for MTADLAALRRARDTMDRDYARPLDVPALARAAHMSAGHFSRSFRAAFGETPYSYLMTRRIERAKALLRRGDLTVTEVCFEVGCSSLGSFSSRFTELVGESPSAYRARRHDQSAAIPACFAKIFTRPVRNGEAGHAAGPVA
- a CDS encoding BTAD domain-containing putative transcriptional regulator, whose translation is MRFGVLGTVEVWSADGGPLSVGGPQVRSLLAMLLLEAGRGVGVRRLVEGLYGGHTPRDSGHALQSQVSRLRRGLRAAGGAEDLVRFGPSGYRLVVDPDDVDVHRFERLAGEGRRALAAGDHLHAARLLNEALALWRGPALADVTNAPFAEAQAARLEELRLATIEDRAEVRLVRGDHRDLVAELREVVAAHPLRERLRGQLMRALYGSGRQAEAIEVFEDARRTLADELGLDPSPELGSVHRAVLQAERSLAEVPRAGIPAQFTSFVGREGELKRVGDLLREARLITLTGPGGVGKTRLAIEVAGREADEICFVDLAPIADGAAAPQALINALGFREGGLVPALSGPLDPTDRLVTGLAGRRILLILDNCEHVARDVARLARRLLTACRGLRILITSRERLDITGETLYPVRPLAFPPPETADLDMPGHPAVRLFADRAAAVRPEFTVDGATMGAVLRICRALDGLPLAIELAAARLRSLTIEEIAARLDDRFGLLSRGDRSAAPRHQTLHSVVAWSWDLLSRSEQALAARLTVFSDGATLPAVAEICVPPDDEVVDLLADLIDKSLVEIDGGRYRMLETVREFCAGRLAGTGEGKRLRAAHAAYFLGLAQTADAHLRGPDQLEWLAVLDAERGNLHAALRWAVRADPALALRLLAALSWHGQLRGLSGERASLAAELLEVIGAEPPAGLDEEYTLCVAHAASSDNGLDRRLRVRLESLRPSVAGGRLRHPSLSVLRLMVIGPGGTGLAETAPADPWARAFSGLERGVKGLLDADPGEAAQAFEASLDGFRAVGDRWGAAAALDQLAMLADWRVDVARFATLMAEAIDLAGRLGAVEDMTRFLVRNADGLITAGRLAAARADHERVAEFARRTGMLETRAGAQRGLGEIAHLNGDLTAARELYELALRGCERESISAGFTRWRILIGLGRIAQDGHDADLARSRYRQALAVALGHRNFPAAAVAVEGMAGVALLDDAGERAALLLGASVAVRGIPMPADPEVARVAAGAKDLVGAQTYASAFARGTTMTRDQALALLGVAPPDA